ATCAAAATCATGGGCACCAGCGCCTCCCAGCCAAACCAGGCGCCCAGCGCGGCAAACAGCTTGAAGTCGCCGTAGCCCATGCCTTCCTTGCCGGTCAGCAGCTTGAAGAGCCAGTAGATCGTCCACAGCGACAGGTAGCCCGCCACAGCACCCCACAGCGCGGCAAACAAGGGCACGCCGGTCCACTGCAGCGACGCACCGACCAACCCGGCCCACAGCAGCGGCAGGGTGATGTCGTCGGGCAGCAGGGTAGTGTCCCAGTCGATCAGCGCCAGACTCAGCAGGGCCGCTGCAAAACCGCACCAGGCCAGGCCGGTGACCGTAGGCCCCCACGTCCAGATGCAGAAAAAAAACAAGGCTGCGGTGGCGATCTCGACCCCCGGGTAGCGCGGGCTGATGGGCACGCGGCAGGCCGAGCATTTGCCACGCAGGGCCAGGTAGCTGGCAACGGGGATGTTTTCATACCAGCGGATCGCGTGGCCACAGTGCGGGCAGCTGGAGTGCGGCACCAGCAGGTTGAATGGCTGGGCGGTGGCCGGATCGGGTTCGGTACCCTGCATCTCGGCGTGGTCGGCGGCCCACTGCCGCTCCATGATCTTGGGCATGCGGTAGACCACCACATTCAGAAAGCTGCCCAACACCAGCCCGAAAAGCCCCCCCAGCAGGGCGGCTGCCCATTGCATGTCCGGCATCAGACGACTTGGCCCAGCTTGAAGATCGGCAGGTACATCGACACCACGATGCCGCCGATGATGGTGCCCAGAAACACGATGATGATGGGCTCCATCAGGCTGGACAAGCCCGCCACCATGTCGTCCACCTCGGCCTCGTAAAAGTCTGCCGCCTTGCCCAGCATGTGGTCGATGGAGCCGGATTCTTCGCCGATGGAGCACATTTGCAGCACCATGGACGGAAAGATCTTGGCGTTGCCCATGGCCGTGGTCAGGCTGGTGCCGGTAGACACCTCTTGCTGGATACGGTCGGTGGCGAGCTCGAACACCGAATTGCCCGAAGCGCCACCCACGGAATCCAACGCCTCCACCAGTGGGACACCGGCGGCAAACATGGTGGACAGGGTGCGCGTCCAGCGGGCGATGCAGGACTTTTCGACCAGTACACCAAACACCGGCAATTTCAGCATGATGCGGTCCATGACCTGCTGCATCTTGATGTTGCGTTGCCAGGCCTGCATGAAAAAGTAAAGCCCGCCGCCAATGCCGCCAAAGATCAGCCACCAATACCTGACGAAAATTTCACTCACTGCAATGATGAACAGCGTGGGCGCAGGCAGGTCGGCACCGAAGCTGCTGAACACTTCCTTGAACGCCGGAATCACAAAGATCATGATGACTGCCACCACCACAAACGCCACCACCACCACGGAGATGGGGTACATCAGGGCCGATTTGATCTTGGACTTGATGGCTTCGGTCTTCTCCATGTAGACGGCCAGGCGGTCCAGCAGGGCTTCCAGGATACCGGCGGCTTCACCCGCTTCGACCAGGTTGCAGTACAGGCTATTGAAGTACAGCGGAAATTTGCGGAAGGCCGCGCTCAGTGAGCTACCGGTCTCCACGTCCTGGCGGATGTCGTTGAGCAGCTTGGTGACGCTGGCATTGGCATTGCCGCGGCCCACAATGTCAAACGCTTGCAGCAAGGGCACACCGGCCTTCATCATGGTGGCCAGCTGGCGGGTGAAGATGGCGATGTCCTTGGGCTTGATGCTCTTGCCCGAGCGCATGCGGCGCTTTTTAATTTTGGTCGGAAACACCCCTTGGCGGCGCAGCGACGCAGTGACCTGGTTTTCGCCCGATGCGCGTGTCTCGCCACGAACCTGCTTGCCGTTGCGGTCCTTGCCTTCCCATTCGAAGACGAATTCTTTGATTGTGCTGGACGCGGCTGTTGCCATGGAATGCCTTAATACGACTAGGTAAGTCCGGGTCTATTCATTGCTCACAGCGAGCACTTCTTCCAGCGAGGTCAAGCCCAGCTTCACCTTGTGCAACCCGGCCTGGCGCAGGGTCCGCACACCTTCGATTTTGGCCTGTTCTGCAATATCCAGCGCACTGCCATCGCGCAGGATGATGCGCTGGATTTCTTCGGAAATCGGCATCACCTGGTAGATACCCACCCGGCCTTTGTAGCCGTTGTTGCAGGCGTTGCAGCCCACCGGGCCGTAGGGCTTCCAGGAGCCGTCCAGCTCTTCGGGCTTGTAGCCGGACTCCAGCAAGGTCTTTTGCGGGATGTCGATGAGCGCCTTGCACGCGGGGCACAGGCGGCGTGCCAGCCGCTGGGCGGTGATCAGGATCACGCTGGAGGCGATATTGAACGGCGCAATGCCCATATTGCGCATGCGCGTCAAGGTGGTGGGTGCGTCGTTGGTGTGCAGCGTGGACAACACCAAATGGCCGGTTTGCGCGGCCTTGATGGAGATGTCGGCGGTTTCCAGATCGCGGATTTCGCCCACCATGATGATGTCCGGGTCTTGGCGCAGAAACGACTTCAGGGCCACGGCAAAGGTCATGCCGGCTTTTTCGTTCACATTGACCTGGTTCACGCCCGGCAGGTTGATTTCGGACGGGTCTTCGGCCGTGGCGATGTTCACGCCGGGCTTGTTCAGCAGGTTCAAGAAGGTGTACAGCGACACCGTTTTGCCCGATCCCGTAGGCCCGGTGACCAGCACCATGCCGTAGGGGCGG
This sequence is a window from Rhodoferax sp. WC2427. Protein-coding genes within it:
- a CDS encoding A24 family peptidase, whose amino-acid sequence is MQWAAALLGGLFGLVLGSFLNVVVYRMPKIMERQWAADHAEMQGTEPDPATAQPFNLLVPHSSCPHCGHAIRWYENIPVASYLALRGKCSACRVPISPRYPGVEIATAALFFFCIWTWGPTVTGLAWCGFAAALLSLALIDWDTTLLPDDITLPLLWAGLVGASLQWTGVPLFAALWGAVAGYLSLWTIYWLFKLLTGKEGMGYGDFKLFAALGAWFGWEALVPMILMASVIGAMVGIAMKFSSGLREGGYIPFGPFLAGAGLTAMVFGPNAILRFVGL
- a CDS encoding type II secretion system F family protein, giving the protein MATAASSTIKEFVFEWEGKDRNGKQVRGETRASGENQVTASLRRQGVFPTKIKKRRMRSGKSIKPKDIAIFTRQLATMMKAGVPLLQAFDIVGRGNANASVTKLLNDIRQDVETGSSLSAAFRKFPLYFNSLYCNLVEAGEAAGILEALLDRLAVYMEKTEAIKSKIKSALMYPISVVVVAFVVVAVIMIFVIPAFKEVFSSFGADLPAPTLFIIAVSEIFVRYWWLIFGGIGGGLYFFMQAWQRNIKMQQVMDRIMLKLPVFGVLVEKSCIARWTRTLSTMFAAGVPLVEALDSVGGASGNSVFELATDRIQQEVSTGTSLTTAMGNAKIFPSMVLQMCSIGEESGSIDHMLGKAADFYEAEVDDMVAGLSSLMEPIIIVFLGTIIGGIVVSMYLPIFKLGQVV